The following are from one region of the Juglans regia cultivar Chandler chromosome 10, Walnut 2.0, whole genome shotgun sequence genome:
- the LOC109018516 gene encoding probable chlorophyll(ide) b reductase NYC1, chloroplastic, with product MATVTRLHVFPQSFEHCFKHHHRSCQPVVLRPGLCLYGLRQSGPGNGMCSKQCRSFRREEGEVDKEKEGVVKSARKCRSLKESEGKLETGTGFWKSFKTTILGGFGLARDGDEYNTAVAKVEKVLSLVAIQIGRYMVTMMSTGAILAIGFQLSGGDSQMDTLIWYSWLGGIVTGTMIGANMVLEEHCRAGPRNVVITGSTRGLGKALAREFLLSGDRVVVASRSPESVDMTIKELEENLKECMATASDSSRRRLQHAKVVGIACNVCEPDDVQKLAKFALHELGSINIWINNAGTNKGFRPLLQFSDEDIKQIVSTNLVGSLLCTREATQVMKNQDKGGHIFNMDGAGSGGSSTPLTAVYGSTKCGLRQLQASLLKECKRSKVGVHTASPGMVLTDLLLSGSSVQNKQMFNIICELPETVARTLVPRMRVVKGTGKAINYLTPPRILLALVTAWLRQGRWFDAQGRALYAAEADRLRNWAENRTRFSFTDAMEMYTENTWVSVFSISVVCAFIILSTSGSTT from the exons ATGGCCACAGTAACTAGGCTTCACGTTTTCCCACAAAGCTTCGAGCACTGCTTCAAGCACCACCACAGGAGTTGTCAACCCGTCGTGCTCCGACCGGGTTTATGCCTGTACGGGTTGCGACAATCCGGTCCGGGTAATGGGATGTGTTCGAAACAGTGCCGATCTTTTAGGAGGGAGGAGGGAGAAGTTGATAAGGAGAAAGAGGGGGTGGTGAAAAGCGCTAGAAAGTGTCGGAGTTTGAAGGAAAGTGAGGGTAAGCTCGAAACCGGAACTGGGTTTTGGAAATCTTTCAAGACTACTATTTTGGGTGGTTTTGGTTTGGCTCGTGATGGTGATGAGTATAACACGGCTGTGGCCAAGGTGGAGAAGGTGCTCTCCTTG GTTGCTATCCAAATTGGAAGGTATATGGTAACCATGATGAGCACGGGAGCAATACTTGCAATTGGATTTCAGTTGTCAG GTGGAGACAGTCAGATGGACACTTTGATTTGGTATAGCTGGCTTGGGGGAATTGTTACTGGAACCATGATAGGAGCTAATATGGTTCTAGAGGAACATTGTCGTGCTGGTCCACGTAATGTTGTCATAACTGGAag CACAAGGGGACTGGGAAAAGCTCTTGCTCGTGAATTTCTTCTTTCAGGAGATCGCGTGGTTGTTGCTTCTCGCAG CCCTGAGTCTGTCGATATGACTATCAAAGAGCTTGAGGAGAACCTTAAGGAATGCATGGCCACAGCAAGTGACTCGTCCAGGAGAAGGctgcaacatgcaaaagtggTAGGCATTGCATGTAATGTTTGTGAACCCGATGATGTTCAGAAATTGGCAAAATTTGCACTCCATGAACTGGGTTCAATCAACATTTGG ATAAACAATGCTGGCACAAATAAAGGTTTTAGACCATTGCTGCAGTTTTCTGATGAAGATATTAAACAG ATTGTCTCAACAAATCTGGTTGGCTCTCTTCTGTGCACTCGAGAAGCCACACAAGTGATGAAGAACCAGGATAAGGGGGGCCACATTTTCAACATGGATGGTGCAGGCTCTGGGGGATCTAGTACCCCTCTTACAGCTGT TTATGGGTCAACAAAGTGTGGTCTTCGGCAGCTTCAAGCATCCCTTTTGAAAGAGTGCAAGCGATCCAAAGTTGGGGTGCACACAGCATCTCCAGGCATGGTTCTTACAGATCTGCTCCTGAG TGGCTCGAGTGTGCAGAATAAGCAGATGTTTAACATAATCTGTGAGCTTCCCGAAACAGTTGCTAGAACTTTAGTTCCGAGGATGAGGGTCGTAAAGGGAACAGGGAAGGCAATAAATTACTTGACTCCTCCTAGGATCTTGCTTGCTTTAGTCACCGCATGGCTTCGACAGGGTCGCTGGTTTGATGCTCAG GGAAGGGCATTATATGCAGCAGAGGCAGATCGCCTCCGAAATTGGGCTGAAAACCGCACTCGATTTTCTTTTACCGATGCAATGGAAATGTACACAGAAAACACTTGGGTGTCAGTTTTCTCAATCTCTGTAGTTTGTGCCTTCATAATCCTTTCTACCAGTGGCAGCACAACGTGA
- the LOC109018339 gene encoding uncharacterized protein LOC109018339, giving the protein MIVSWIQNSISPSLKSSVVFVDDAKEIWQDLSDRFSQQNGPRIFQLKKDLASLLQEHDSVSIYYGKLKSLWDELSIYDPFPICTCGILKTLMDRHQRDCVLQFMMGLNESYAPIRDQIMLMVPLPHVTKVFSLIQQQERHSQLTSNVSSTQTMALAVTKPYPSSKYPPKQNPNSKKDRPYCNHCKISSHSMETCFKLGNVVAPVCSTVILLAILLRNVTN; this is encoded by the coding sequence atgattgtttcttggatccaAAACTCCATTAGTCCTTCTCTTAAATCATCTGTGGTCTTTGTTGATGATGCTAAGGAGATTTGGCAAGACTTGTCCGATCGTTTTTCCCAGCAAAACGGTCCACGAATTTTTCAGTTGAAGAAGGATTTAGCCAGTCTTCTTCAGGAACATGATTCTGTAAGTATCTATTATGGTAAGTTGAAATCACTCTGGGATGAGCTTTCCATTTACGATCCTTTTCCTATATGCACTTGTGGTATTTTGAAAACTCTTATGGATCGTCATCAGAGGGACTGTGTTCTTCAGTTTATGATGGGACTTAATGAGTCATATGCTCCCATCAGAGACCAAATTATGTTAATGGTTCCTCTTCCACATGTTACTAAGGTGTTTTCCCTCATACAACAGCAAGAACGACATTCTCAATTGACCTCTAATGTTTCTTCTACTCAGACCATGGCCCTTGCAGTTACGAAACCTTACCCTTCATCCAAATACCCTCCCAAACAAAACCCCAACTCCAAGAAGGATCGGCCATATTGCAATCACTGTAAGATTTCTAGCCACTCGATGGAAACCTGTTTTAAACTTGGCAATGTTGTTGCTCCAGTTTGCTCCACTGTAATCTTACTGGCCATTTTGTTGAGAAATGTTACAAATTAA